In Streptococcus uberis, a single window of DNA contains:
- a CDS encoding folate family ECF transporter S component translates to MPKQLYFPKLTVQRLVTLAMLIALAVIVSKFSVSIIPNQLVISFTFIVNTVIGIIAGPFWSFITLAMIDLIDSLMGGTSHFIIWWTVMEAFQGLLYGFFFYKRPLRSNQKKDWIYVSAVTLVIMLFSTFLITPLLIQIYFHVPFWAQYAAGRWFKIFEIPLRVLLTMFLIPPLQRIPEIKKLSAL, encoded by the coding sequence ATGCCAAAACAACTCTATTTTCCAAAATTGACTGTCCAACGATTAGTAACTTTAGCGATGTTAATAGCATTAGCAGTCATTGTTAGTAAATTTTCAGTTTCCATCATCCCAAATCAATTAGTGATTAGTTTTACCTTTATTGTCAATACTGTCATTGGGATAATCGCTGGACCTTTTTGGTCTTTTATCACCTTAGCAATGATCGATTTGATTGATAGCTTAATGGGGGGCACTAGCCATTTTATCATTTGGTGGACAGTTATGGAGGCTTTTCAGGGACTCCTTTATGGTTTCTTTTTCTATAAAAGACCATTGCGGTCAAATCAAAAAAAGGATTGGATCTATGTGTCAGCTGTGACGCTTGTTATCATGCTATTTTCAACATTTCTGATAACTCCCCTATTGATTCAGATTTATTTTCATGTTCCTTTCTGGGCCCAATATGCTGCGGGAAGATGGTTCAAGATTTTTGAGATACCGTTACGCGTTCTTTTAACCATGTTCCTCATACCTCCTCTTCAACGAATCCCAGAAATCAAGAAACTGTCAGCTCTATAA
- a CDS encoding TMEM164-related integral membrane acyltransferase, which yields MNFFSLQEGFIPHLSIPFYLMTLLICPFLIYLSFKYHKVVAFKNFFLILQASQLISLYGWYIMRGFPLQEALPLYHCRIGMLAIFLLPNKTVLKQLFMLLGVAGPILAVLSPDLYPYPLFHATNVAFYLGHYALLVNALIYLQDNYDDTLSSKRQFLNRLAIINLSLVIINSLTKGNYGFLKEVPIIHSHHLFINFFLVTFGLLLMAKLVEVTFISYANVHSRKISQGLKV from the coding sequence ATGAATTTTTTTAGTTTACAAGAAGGTTTTATTCCACACTTATCAATTCCTTTTTATCTGATGACACTGTTAATCTGTCCATTTTTGATTTATTTAAGTTTCAAATACCATAAAGTTGTTGCTTTTAAGAACTTTTTTCTCATCTTACAAGCAAGTCAGTTGATAAGCTTATATGGTTGGTATATCATGAGAGGTTTTCCTTTGCAGGAAGCCTTGCCCTTATACCATTGCAGAATTGGTATGCTTGCCATTTTTTTACTACCAAATAAAACAGTGTTAAAACAACTGTTTATGTTATTAGGGGTAGCAGGCCCTATTTTGGCAGTCTTATCACCTGACTTATATCCTTATCCTCTCTTTCATGCGACCAATGTTGCCTTTTATCTTGGACACTATGCCCTACTCGTAAATGCCCTTATATATTTGCAAGATAACTACGACGACACATTGTCATCAAAAAGACAATTTTTAAATCGACTAGCTATCATTAATTTATCATTAGTTATTATTAACAGTTTGACTAAGGGAAACTACGGTTTTTTAAAAGAAGTCCCTATCATACATAGCCACCATCTGTTCATCAATTTCTTCCTAGTGACTTTTGGTTTACTCTTAATGGCAAAGCTAGTAGAAGTAACCTTTATCAGCTATGCTAATGTCCATTCCAGAAAAATAAGTCAAGGGCTAAAAGTGTAA
- a CDS encoding formate/nitrite transporter family protein: protein MKSPEEIIESTIAIGQYKVAKPFRAKAILGFIGGAMISLGYLLYVRIAASGLETFGAFSSILGACAFPIGLIIILMAGGELITGNMMAVSASFFAKKISLNDLLKNWLVITIFNLIGAFFVAYVFGHFLGLTASGIFKEEVIEVAHAKIAANPLQAFVSGIGCNWFVGLALWLNYGAKEASGKLLGIWFPVMTFVALGFQHSVANAFVIPAAIFENGATWLEFLENFSLVFAGNIIGGAIFVSLFYYIAFYHAHDNHD from the coding sequence ATGAAATCACCAGAAGAAATTATTGAAAGCACTATTGCGATAGGACAGTATAAAGTTGCGAAACCATTTCGCGCAAAGGCTATTTTAGGGTTTATTGGTGGAGCAATGATTAGTTTAGGGTATTTACTCTATGTTAGAATTGCTGCTAGTGGTTTGGAAACATTTGGTGCTTTTTCGAGTATACTTGGTGCTTGTGCCTTTCCGATCGGCTTAATTATCATTTTGATGGCAGGTGGGGAGCTTATTACGGGTAATATGATGGCAGTATCTGCTAGTTTCTTTGCCAAAAAAATTTCACTCAATGACCTGCTTAAAAATTGGTTAGTGATTACCATTTTTAATCTTATTGGTGCCTTTTTCGTCGCTTATGTTTTTGGTCATTTCCTTGGCTTAACAGCAAGCGGTATTTTTAAGGAAGAAGTTATTGAAGTTGCTCATGCTAAAATAGCTGCCAATCCATTACAAGCCTTTGTTTCAGGAATTGGATGTAATTGGTTTGTGGGATTAGCTTTATGGTTAAATTATGGAGCCAAAGAAGCCAGTGGAAAATTGTTAGGCATTTGGTTTCCAGTGATGACATTTGTTGCCCTAGGCTTTCAGCATAGTGTCGCCAATGCCTTTGTCATTCCAGCTGCAATCTTTGAGAATGGTGCAACTTGGTTAGAATTTTTGGAAAACTTTTCACTTGTTTTTGCTGGAAATATTATTGGTGGTGCTATTTTTGTGAGTCTTTTTTATTATATTGCTTTCTACCATGCACATGACAATCATGATTAA
- the recR gene encoding recombination mediator RecR: MLYPTPIAKLIDSYSKLPGIGIKTATRLAFYTIGMSDEDVNDFAKNLLAAKRELTYCSVCGNLTDEDPCSICTDPSRDKSMILVVEDSKDVSAMEKIQEYHGYYHVLHGLISPMNGVGPDDINLKTLITRLMDSDVSEVIVATNATADGEATSMYISRVLKPAGIKVTRLARGLAVGSDIEYADEVTLLRAIENRTEL; the protein is encoded by the coding sequence GTGTTATATCCAACACCAATAGCAAAACTTATTGATTCTTATTCAAAATTACCAGGAATTGGCATTAAAACGGCAACTCGATTAGCCTTCTATACAATCGGTATGAGTGATGAAGATGTTAATGACTTTGCCAAAAATTTATTGGCAGCCAAAAGAGAACTCACTTATTGCTCAGTGTGCGGAAATTTAACAGATGAGGATCCATGTTCCATTTGTACCGACCCTAGTCGAGATAAGAGCATGATATTGGTGGTTGAAGATTCAAAAGATGTTTCAGCCATGGAGAAGATACAGGAGTATCACGGCTATTATCATGTCTTACATGGTTTGATTTCTCCCATGAATGGGGTAGGTCCGGATGATATTAACCTGAAAACATTGATTACGCGTTTGATGGATAGTGATGTTTCAGAAGTTATTGTTGCTACAAATGCTACGGCTGATGGGGAAGCCACTTCTATGTATATTTCTAGAGTCCTAAAACCAGCAGGTATAAAAGTAACGCGCTTAGCTCGTGGACTTGCAGTTGGTTCTGATATTGAATATGCTGATGAAGTTACTTTACTTCGAGCAATTGAAAACCGAACAGAACTCTAA
- a CDS encoding peptide chain release factor 3, with the protein MSIQEEIKKRRTFAIISHPDAGKTTITEQLLYFGGEIREAGTVKGKKSGTFAKSDWMDIEKQRGISVTSSVMQFDYAGKRVNILDTPGHEDFSEDTYRTLMAVDAAVMVVDSAKGIEAQTKKLFEVVKHRGIPVFTFINKLDRDGREPLELLEELEEVLGIASFPMNWPIGMGKAFEGLYDLHNNRLELYKGENRFADLEEGAKLFANNPFYEQVLDDIELLQEAGNEFSEEAILSGELTPVFFGSALTNFGVQTFLDTFLEFAPEPHGHKTKEGQMIDPLEKDFSGFVFKIQANMDPRHRDRIAFVRIVSGEFVKGMGVNLTRTGKGAKLSNVTQFMAESRENVQNAVAGDIIGVYDTGTYQVGDTLTVGKHKFEFEPLPTFTPELFMKVSPKNVMKQKSFHKGMEQLVQEGAVQLYRNYQTGEYMLGAVGQLQFEVFKHRMEGEYNAEVIMTPMGKKTVRWIKEEDLDQRMSSSRNILAKDRFDQPVFLFENDFALRWFADKYPDVQLEEKM; encoded by the coding sequence ATGTCAATACAAGAAGAAATTAAAAAAAGAAGAACATTTGCTATCATCAGTCACCCAGATGCTGGTAAAACAACCATTACAGAACAACTTCTTTATTTTGGTGGGGAAATCAGAGAAGCTGGTACTGTAAAAGGAAAGAAATCAGGAACATTTGCCAAATCGGACTGGATGGATATTGAAAAACAACGTGGTATCTCAGTAACCTCGTCTGTTATGCAGTTTGATTATGCTGGAAAACGGGTCAATATCCTAGATACCCCAGGACACGAGGATTTCTCTGAAGATACTTACCGTACCTTAATGGCAGTAGATGCCGCAGTTATGGTTGTCGATTCGGCTAAAGGGATTGAAGCACAGACCAAAAAACTTTTCGAAGTTGTCAAGCATCGTGGCATTCCAGTTTTTACGTTTATCAACAAGTTAGACCGAGATGGTCGTGAGCCTCTTGAACTTTTAGAAGAATTAGAAGAGGTATTGGGCATCGCATCGTTCCCAATGAATTGGCCGATTGGTATGGGAAAAGCCTTTGAGGGACTATATGATTTACATAACAATCGTCTTGAACTGTACAAAGGTGAGAACCGTTTTGCAGATCTAGAAGAAGGTGCAAAACTTTTTGCCAATAACCCCTTTTATGAACAGGTCTTGGATGATATTGAGCTACTGCAAGAGGCTGGTAATGAATTCTCTGAGGAAGCTATTTTGTCAGGTGAGTTAACCCCTGTCTTTTTTGGCTCAGCCTTGACCAATTTTGGTGTGCAGACATTCCTTGATACCTTCTTGGAATTTGCACCCGAGCCGCACGGCCATAAAACAAAAGAGGGCCAAATGATTGATCCTTTAGAAAAAGATTTTTCAGGCTTTGTCTTTAAGATCCAAGCGAATATGGATCCACGTCATCGTGACCGTATTGCCTTTGTCAGAATTGTTTCTGGTGAGTTTGTCAAAGGGATGGGGGTCAATTTAACCCGGACAGGAAAAGGTGCAAAACTGTCAAATGTGACTCAGTTTATGGCTGAATCCCGAGAAAATGTTCAAAATGCCGTTGCTGGAGATATTATTGGAGTATACGATACAGGGACCTATCAAGTAGGGGATACCTTAACTGTTGGGAAACATAAATTTGAATTTGAGCCTTTGCCAACCTTTACTCCGGAACTCTTTATGAAAGTGTCTCCGAAAAATGTTATGAAACAAAAATCATTCCATAAAGGAATGGAACAATTGGTTCAAGAAGGGGCAGTTCAACTTTATCGTAATTACCAAACGGGTGAGTACATGTTAGGTGCCGTCGGTCAACTTCAGTTTGAGGTCTTCAAGCACCGAATGGAAGGTGAATACAATGCGGAAGTGATCATGACTCCTATGGGTAAAAAGACTGTACGTTGGATAAAAGAAGAGGACCTAGATCAGCGTATGTCATCAAGTCGTAATATTTTGGCTAAGGATCGATTTGACCAACCCGTTTTCTTATTTGAAAATGATTTTGCCCTTCGTTGGTTCGCTGATAAGTATCCAGATGTTCAACTCGAAGAAAAAATGTAA
- a CDS encoding D-alanine--D-alanine ligase, with the protein MSKQTIVLLYGGRSAEREVSVLSAESIMRAINYDKFHVKTYFISQAGDFYKTQEFTVQPSESEKLMTNASLDASLKIKASDIYEDKAVVFPLLHGPMGEDGSIQGFLEILKMPYVGTNILSSSVAMDKITTKRVLESAGIPQVNYTVYIEGNDLEDCITETLETLSFPIFVKPANMGSSVGISKAESIEGLREAIALALKYDSRILIEQGVVAREIEVGLLGNTKVASTLPGEVIKDVAFYDYQAKYIDNKISMAIPATIDEGITSQMRYFAEQAFKAIGACGLSRCDFFLAEDGNLYLNELNTMPGFTQWSMYPLLWDNMGLSYSDLIEELVSLAEEMFQKRESHLI; encoded by the coding sequence ATGTCTAAACAAACCATTGTTTTACTTTATGGAGGACGTTCTGCTGAGAGAGAAGTATCAGTTCTTTCGGCAGAAAGCATCATGAGAGCTATTAATTATGATAAGTTCCATGTCAAAACTTATTTCATTTCACAAGCAGGTGATTTTTACAAAACACAAGAATTTACTGTTCAACCAAGTGAGTCTGAAAAATTAATGACCAATGCTAGCTTGGATGCGTCATTAAAAATCAAGGCAAGTGATATTTATGAAGATAAAGCAGTTGTCTTTCCTTTGTTACATGGTCCAATGGGAGAAGATGGCTCAATTCAAGGTTTCCTTGAAATCCTAAAAATGCCTTATGTCGGTACCAATATTTTATCTTCCAGTGTCGCAATGGATAAGATTACCACTAAGCGAGTTTTGGAATCAGCAGGTATTCCACAAGTTAACTACACCGTCTATATTGAAGGTAATGACTTGGAAGACTGTATCACTGAAACACTTGAGACATTAAGCTTTCCAATTTTTGTGAAACCAGCAAATATGGGGTCTTCAGTTGGAATTTCAAAAGCAGAATCAATTGAAGGCTTAAGAGAAGCTATTGCATTAGCTTTAAAATATGATAGTCGTATTTTAATTGAACAAGGAGTCGTAGCACGTGAGATTGAAGTTGGCTTATTAGGAAATACGAAAGTAGCATCAACTCTACCTGGTGAAGTCATCAAAGATGTTGCCTTCTATGACTATCAAGCCAAATACATAGATAATAAGATAAGTATGGCTATTCCCGCGACGATTGATGAAGGCATTACATCACAAATGAGATATTTTGCAGAACAAGCTTTTAAAGCTATTGGAGCATGTGGTTTGTCTCGCTGTGATTTCTTTTTAGCGGAGGATGGCAACCTATATCTCAATGAATTGAATACTATGCCTGGATTCACTCAGTGGTCCATGTATCCCTTATTATGGGATAATATGGGATTGTCATACTCTGATCTCATTGAAGAATTAGTGTCATTAGCTGAGGAAATGTTCCAAAAACGTGAAAGTCATTTAATCTAG
- the pbp2b gene encoding penicillin-binding protein PBP2B, whose protein sequence is MVIKKEKPSFIVKKKASIPHRIHLLFLIIVLLFIALVLRLSHMQIQNKAFYDAKLKASTVYKVKNSNPRGMIFDYKGKVLVSNELKDVVSYTRSPKTSAADLKKLAKKLSQYVTYTDSKVTLRAKKDYYLADPKVYAKVVEKLPKAKKMDQYGNRLAESVIYNNAVASLTEKELTYSPEEVKQISIFNQMNAAATFNTVYLRTADLTDQEIAYIVANKAKLPGIAISTDWNRKVEDASLNSIIGKVSSKEAGLPREDAERYLKEGYSLNDRVGTSYLEKAYEKVLQGKHDVREIKTNKKGKILSDKVTSKGAKGKNLKLTIDTDFQNGVDQIVRNYFDSEISQGKATYSEGVYAVAMNPKTGAVLAMSGLSRDLDSGQIQKNALGTITNVFTPGSVVKGATLTAGWQNGVISGNQVLTDQPIQFGNSKPINSWFTAGQQNITATQALEYSSNTYMVQIALKMMGQEYHVGMSLMTDGMKKAMEALRSTFSEFGLGVSTGIDLPGESQGYVTKDYTASNVLTEAFGQFDNYTTLQLAQYVSTIANGGQRIAPHVVDSIYANDGTKGLGKLEKILEPTVLNKVTISSEQLAILQEGFYQVVNSSSPYATGKGLVGGSVPISAKTGTAETYAKDKEGNTVATFNLNVVAYGPSQDPEVAVAIMYPHASDALAKSHQQMARDIINLYMANKAKT, encoded by the coding sequence ATTGTCATTAAAAAAGAAAAACCATCATTTATCGTTAAAAAAAAGGCAAGTATACCTCATCGCATACACCTCTTATTTTTGATCATCGTTCTTTTGTTCATAGCACTTGTCTTGCGACTGTCACACATGCAAATTCAGAACAAAGCTTTTTATGATGCTAAATTAAAAGCATCAACAGTTTATAAAGTCAAAAATTCCAATCCAAGAGGTATGATTTTTGACTATAAAGGAAAAGTACTTGTTTCGAATGAATTAAAGGATGTGGTTTCCTATACCCGTAGTCCAAAAACGAGTGCAGCTGATTTAAAAAAATTGGCTAAGAAATTATCTCAGTATGTTACTTACACCGATAGTAAAGTCACATTAAGAGCAAAAAAAGACTATTATTTAGCTGATCCTAAAGTCTATGCCAAGGTTGTTGAAAAATTGCCAAAGGCCAAAAAAATGGATCAGTATGGTAATCGTCTTGCAGAATCTGTTATCTATAATAATGCTGTGGCTTCGCTGACAGAAAAAGAATTAACCTATTCTCCAGAGGAAGTTAAACAAATCTCAATATTCAATCAAATGAATGCGGCAGCCACATTCAATACCGTTTATCTAAGAACAGCTGATTTAACGGATCAAGAGATAGCTTATATCGTTGCCAATAAAGCGAAGTTGCCGGGCATTGCCATTTCGACAGATTGGAACCGCAAGGTTGAGGATGCCAGTCTCAACTCAATTATTGGTAAAGTCTCCAGTAAAGAGGCAGGTCTTCCTCGGGAAGATGCAGAGAGATACCTCAAAGAGGGATATTCCTTAAACGACCGTGTCGGTACTTCTTACCTAGAAAAAGCTTACGAAAAAGTGTTACAAGGTAAACATGACGTTAGAGAAATAAAGACCAATAAAAAAGGGAAAATTCTATCGGATAAGGTTACCTCAAAAGGCGCTAAAGGTAAAAATCTTAAACTAACCATTGATACTGATTTTCAAAATGGTGTGGATCAAATTGTCAGAAATTATTTTGATTCAGAAATATCTCAAGGTAAAGCAACCTATTCTGAAGGGGTCTATGCTGTTGCAATGAATCCAAAAACAGGCGCTGTTCTGGCTATGTCGGGCTTGTCTCGTGATTTGGATTCGGGGCAGATTCAAAAAAATGCTCTTGGGACCATCACCAATGTTTTCACGCCGGGTTCGGTTGTTAAGGGAGCCACCCTAACGGCAGGTTGGCAAAATGGTGTTATTTCAGGAAATCAAGTCTTAACAGATCAGCCAATCCAGTTTGGAAATTCAAAACCTATTAATTCATGGTTTACGGCAGGTCAACAAAATATAACTGCAACTCAAGCTTTGGAATACTCATCAAATACATATATGGTTCAAATAGCTCTTAAAATGATGGGGCAAGAGTATCATGTTGGTATGTCTTTGATGACTGACGGAATGAAAAAAGCTATGGAGGCATTACGATCGACCTTTTCTGAATTTGGTTTAGGAGTATCAACAGGTATTGATTTGCCTGGAGAATCACAAGGTTATGTGACCAAAGATTATACGGCTTCAAATGTTTTAACGGAAGCTTTTGGCCAGTTTGATAATTATACAACCCTTCAATTAGCCCAATATGTATCAACAATTGCCAATGGGGGACAAAGAATTGCACCTCATGTTGTTGATAGTATCTACGCTAATGATGGCACAAAGGGCTTAGGTAAATTAGAAAAGATACTGGAGCCAACTGTCCTCAATAAAGTCACCATTAGTTCAGAACAGTTAGCCATTCTGCAAGAAGGATTTTATCAGGTTGTCAACAGTTCAAGTCCATATGCAACGGGTAAAGGCTTGGTGGGTGGATCTGTGCCAATCAGTGCTAAAACCGGAACGGCTGAAACTTATGCCAAAGATAAAGAAGGAAATACAGTTGCTACTTTTAACTTGAATGTTGTGGCCTATGGTCCAAGTCAAGATCCTGAAGTAGCTGTTGCCATTATGTATCCTCATGCCAGTGATGCTTTAGCCAAATCGCATCAACAAATGGCTCGGGATATCATTAATTTATATATGGCAAATAAGGCAAAAACATAA
- a CDS encoding UDP-N-acetylmuramoyl-tripeptide--D-alanyl-D-alanine ligase gives MKLSLYEVAKVVEAQNSLSEFDDVPLNQIEFDSRKITKGDLFLPLKGERDGHDFIDMAFENGAVATFSEKEIPGKPYLLVKDCLKAFQMLAQYYIEKMRLDVIAVTGSNGKTSTKDMIEAVLATTYKTYKTQGNYNNEIGLPYTVLHMPEDTEKIVLEMGQDHMGDIHLLSEIAKPHIAVVTLIGEAHLEFFGSREKIAEGKMQIIDGMDSHGILIAPGDPIIDPYLPENQMLIRFGDNQEIYVKDIQERKNSLTFTTNVLDRAITLPLSGKYNASNAMIAAYVGKLLAVEDDDIIEALENIQLTKNRTEWKKAANGADILSDVYNANPTAMRLILESFSSLTPENQGKKIAVLADMKELGPKSVELHQQIITALSPDKIDHLVFYGNDIESLAQLASQMYPIGKVYFFKKTEDQDQFDAMANHVKEILEANDYLLLKGSNSMHLDQLVEQLVGNA, from the coding sequence ATGAAACTATCACTGTATGAAGTTGCAAAAGTTGTGGAGGCTCAAAATTCTCTTTCCGAATTTGACGACGTTCCCCTGAACCAAATCGAATTCGATAGTCGTAAAATTACCAAGGGCGATCTTTTTTTGCCATTAAAAGGTGAAAGAGATGGCCATGATTTTATTGATATGGCATTTGAAAATGGTGCGGTAGCAACTTTTTCAGAAAAAGAGATCCCAGGAAAACCATACTTGTTGGTTAAGGATTGCTTAAAAGCCTTCCAAATGTTAGCACAATATTATATTGAAAAGATGCGACTTGATGTTATTGCAGTTACTGGGTCAAATGGAAAAACCAGTACTAAAGATATGATTGAGGCTGTGCTAGCAACGACCTATAAGACTTATAAAACTCAAGGTAACTACAATAATGAAATTGGATTACCTTATACTGTTTTACACATGCCAGAGGATACTGAAAAAATTGTCCTTGAGATGGGACAAGATCATATGGGGGATATCCATCTCTTATCAGAAATCGCCAAACCTCATATTGCAGTCGTGACCTTAATTGGGGAAGCGCATCTCGAATTTTTTGGAAGTCGTGAAAAAATTGCAGAAGGTAAGATGCAAATTATTGATGGTATGGATTCTCATGGCATTTTAATCGCTCCAGGTGATCCTATTATCGATCCTTATTTACCCGAAAATCAAATGTTGATTCGTTTTGGTGACAATCAAGAGATATACGTTAAAGATATTCAGGAAAGGAAAAACAGTCTAACCTTTACAACAAATGTTTTAGACCGAGCAATCACTTTACCACTCTCTGGGAAATACAACGCAAGCAATGCCATGATTGCAGCATATGTTGGAAAATTGTTGGCGGTTGAAGATGACGATATTATTGAAGCTTTAGAAAACATTCAATTGACCAAAAACAGAACAGAATGGAAAAAAGCAGCTAATGGTGCAGATATCTTATCAGATGTCTATAATGCAAATCCAACAGCAATGCGATTAATTTTAGAAAGCTTTTCAAGCTTAACTCCTGAAAATCAAGGGAAAAAAATAGCAGTGCTAGCGGATATGAAAGAGCTAGGCCCAAAATCTGTCGAGCTGCATCAACAAATAATTACTGCTTTAAGTCCCGATAAAATAGATCATTTGGTTTTTTACGGAAATGATATTGAGTCTTTAGCTCAACTTGCTAGTCAAATGTATCCCATTGGGAAAGTTTACTTTTTTAAAAAGACAGAGGACCAAGATCAATTTGATGCTATGGCAAATCACGTGAAAGAAATATTAGAAGCTAATGACTATCTTTTATTAAAAGGAAGCAACTCTATGCATTTAGACCAGTTAGTGGAACAATTGGTTGGGAATGCCTGA
- a CDS encoding DUF6287 domain-containing protein encodes MKKRLIITLSLLVFILCLFFAFNILSSNSQETEAKKEFGQTQVKKTKSKKETSAISEEEASANKSETSKTSEQNSSPTAPTNSQESNPQISNSTSGTENEKTTSTQELLTSLQKRDFSPIAGTWKNDLGEVLIIAADGSFTLDYKQTNGTVTRGQDKIGNGYIHENCYLASITGAGLLVTPAGVKNAHIGTVYNQDSITMGQSIETDKHPFFKQ; translated from the coding sequence ATGAAAAAAAGATTAATAATTACTCTTTCATTACTTGTATTTATTTTATGCCTATTTTTCGCTTTTAATATCTTATCATCGAATTCTCAAGAAACAGAAGCAAAAAAAGAATTTGGACAAACACAAGTTAAAAAAACGAAAAGCAAAAAAGAGACATCAGCCATCAGTGAGGAAGAAGCTAGTGCAAATAAGTCTGAAACGTCAAAGACCAGTGAACAAAATTCTAGTCCAACAGCTCCAACAAACAGTCAGGAAAGTAATCCCCAAATAAGTAATTCTACTAGTGGGACAGAAAATGAGAAGACGACTTCAACTCAAGAATTGCTAACGAGTTTACAAAAACGTGACTTTTCACCAATTGCTGGAACTTGGAAAAATGATTTAGGGGAAGTCCTAATTATTGCTGCTGACGGCAGTTTCACACTTGACTACAAACAGACGAATGGTACAGTAACTAGAGGTCAAGACAAAATTGGTAATGGATATATCCATGAAAATTGTTACCTTGCTAGTATAACGGGGGCAGGCTTATTGGTTACACCAGCTGGAGTGAAAAATGCCCATATAGGTACTGTCTATAATCAAGATTCCATCACAATGGGGCAATCCATAGAAACTGATAAACATCCATTTTTTAAACAGTAA